A single Acidimicrobiia bacterium DNA region contains:
- a CDS encoding nucleoside deaminase, with the protein MTDFMKAAIDEAIRGADDGGIPIGSVLVVDGQIVGRGHNQRIQKGSAILHGEMDALENAGRLSASEYRRATMYTTLSPCHMCSGAILLYEIPRVVIAENRTFMGAEDLLRSNGIELEVLDLPECVDLMAAFVAARPDIWNEDIGEE; encoded by the coding sequence GTGACTGATTTCATGAAGGCTGCCATCGACGAGGCGATCCGAGGAGCGGACGACGGTGGCATCCCGATCGGCTCAGTGCTCGTGGTCGACGGTCAAATCGTCGGGCGTGGTCACAACCAGAGAATCCAGAAAGGCTCGGCCATTCTCCACGGTGAAATGGACGCTCTCGAGAACGCCGGAAGGCTCAGCGCATCCGAATACCGGCGGGCGACCATGTACACAACGCTGTCGCCTTGTCACATGTGTTCCGGCGCAATCCTGTTGTACGAGATCCCCAGGGTGGTCATCGCCGAGAACCGAACATTCATGGGTGCCGAAGACCTACTTCGATCCAACGGCATCGAACTTGAAGTCCTCGACCTCCCAGAGTGCGTCGACCTTATGGCTGCCTTCGTCGCTGCCCGGCCCGACATCTGGAACGAGGACATCGGCGAGGAGTAG